A region from the Arachis ipaensis cultivar K30076 chromosome B01, Araip1.1, whole genome shotgun sequence genome encodes:
- the LOC107631081 gene encoding F-box protein PP2-A12 isoform X1, whose protein sequence is MGISFSSSHSSPPSPSPTCGMDELPESCVALIMEYLDPPQICKLATLTRTFRAASSADFVWESKLPSNYHVLVRQIFNGLPTDFENGKRGIYSALCRTNTFDGGTKKLWLDKNIGKLCMCIAAKGLSITGISDRRYWNYIPTEESRFSTVAFLQQIWWFEVDGEVEFPFPAGTYSLFFRLHLGQPSKRFGRRVCNTEHVHGWDVKPVRFQLCTSDGQFVTSQCFLREPGKWSFYHGGNFVVEDGNTSTKIKFSMTQIDCTHTKGGLCVDSVLVYPSEVRKVKSFLSCS, encoded by the exons ATGGGAATCAGCTTCTCTTCCTCTCACTCGTCACCACCGTCACCGTCACCGACGTGCGGCATGGATGAGTTGCCGGAGAGCTGCGTGGCGCTGATCATGGAGTACCTGGACCCTCCCCAGATTTGCAAGCTCGCCACCTTGACCCGCACTTTCAGGGCTGCCTCCTCCGCCGATTTCGTTTGGGAATCCAAGCTTCCTTCCAATTACCACGTTCTTGTTCGCCAAATCTTCAATGGTTTACCCACCGATTTCGAAAATGGAAAGAGAGGCATCTACTCTGCACTCTGCAGAACCAATACCTTCGATGGAGGCACCAAG AAACTTTGGCTGGACAAGAACATAGGGAAGCTTTGTATGTGTATAGCAGCTAAAGGACTGTCAATAACGGGTATCAGTGACCGAAGATATTGGAATTATATACCAACTGAAGAATCTAG ATTCAGTACCGTCGCATTCCTTCAGCAAATCTGGTGGTTTGAAGTGGACGGAGAAGTGGAGTTCCCATTCCCAGCCGGAACATACAGCTTGTTCTTCAGACTACATCTAGGGCAACCCTCCAAGAGATTTGGCCGACGGGTCTGCAACACTGAACATGTTCATGGTTGGGATGTAAAGCCTGTAAGGTTCCAGCTATGTACTTCGGATGGCCAGTTTGTTACATCCCAGTGTTTTCTGAGAGAACCTGGCAAATGGAGCTTCTACCATGGTGGCAATTTTGTTGTGGAGGATGGAAATAcatcaacaaaaattaaattctCCATGACTCAAATTGATTGCACACACACCAAAGGGGGGCTATGTGTAGATTCTGTGCTGGTGTATCCAAGTGAAGTCAGAAAGGTTAAATCGTTTTTAAGCTGCTCTTAA
- the LOC107631081 gene encoding F-box protein PP2-A13 isoform X2: MGISFSSSHSSPPSPSPTCGMDELPESCVALIMEYLDPPQICKLATLTRTFRAASSADFVWESKLPSNYHVLVRQIFNGLPTDFENGKRGIYSALCRTNTFDGGTKKLWLDKNIGKLCMCIAAKGLSITGISDRRYWNYIPTEESSNPNNTATWFVALRRSGSALVKSADIQYRRIPSANLVV; the protein is encoded by the exons ATGGGAATCAGCTTCTCTTCCTCTCACTCGTCACCACCGTCACCGTCACCGACGTGCGGCATGGATGAGTTGCCGGAGAGCTGCGTGGCGCTGATCATGGAGTACCTGGACCCTCCCCAGATTTGCAAGCTCGCCACCTTGACCCGCACTTTCAGGGCTGCCTCCTCCGCCGATTTCGTTTGGGAATCCAAGCTTCCTTCCAATTACCACGTTCTTGTTCGCCAAATCTTCAATGGTTTACCCACCGATTTCGAAAATGGAAAGAGAGGCATCTACTCTGCACTCTGCAGAACCAATACCTTCGATGGAGGCACCAAG AAACTTTGGCTGGACAAGAACATAGGGAAGCTTTGTATGTGTATAGCAGCTAAAGGACTGTCAATAACGGGTATCAGTGACCGAAGATATTGGAATTATATACCAACTGAAGAATCTAG CAATCCAAACAACACGGCAACATGGTTTGTGGCCTTGCGTAGATCAGGCAGCGCTTTAGTGAAATCTGCTGAT ATTCAGTACCGTCGCATTCCTTCAGCAAATCTGGTGGTTTGA